A single Fusarium oxysporum Fo47 chromosome IV, complete sequence DNA region contains:
- a CDS encoding peptidase S8/S53 domain-containing protein — translation MKLTTALFGFTGLVGLALSQAIIKNSGVDSAAVVPDSYIVMYKSNMKSGSKQKHEHTITSKAKTKGKEGVIENINFGGFQGYIAEIPASELKDVINSDLVAYIEKDTVVNITAAAAFPFGPLTKRAYINQQRAPWGLARISHAPNPNSPGFDSSYYYDTTAGAGTNVYIIDTGIRITHKEFSDGRATWGANFISGSPNTDEYGHGTHVAGTIGGKTYGVAKSCQMLAVKVLDKTGSGTMAGVIQGLQWTVKNAKARGVTKKAVINMSLGGYYTAAVNVAVKAATDAGLTVVVAAGNSNDDASYYSPASAPSAITVGAVEASNYRTAWSNYGSLVDIFAPGSGVLSSWHLSDSGSRYLSGTSMAAPHVAGLAAYFISKEGIRGSAAVTQRILSAAIPNVVSDPNGSNNRLAYNAGGA, via the exons CCAGGCGATCATCAAGAACAGTGGGGTCGACTCTGCAGCTGTTGTTCCGGACAGCTACATCGTCATGTACAAGTCCAATATGAAGTCTGGCAGCAAACAGAAGCACGAACATACCATCActtccaaggccaagactaAGGGCAAGGAGGGTGTTATTGAGAATATCAACTTTGGTGGTTTCCAAGGCTACATTGCTGAGATTCCAGCCTCAGAGCTCAAAGATGTTATCAACTCCGATCTA GTCGCTTATATTGAGAAGGATACTGTGGTTAATATCACTGCCGCTGCTGCCTTTCCCTTTGGCCCCCTAACCAAGCGCGCATACATCAACCAGCAACGAGCCCCTTGGGGTCTCGCTCGCATCTCACATGCACCTAATCCCAATTCCCCCGGCTTCGACTCAAGCTACTACTATGACACCACTGCCGGCGCCGGCACAAATGTATATATAATCGACACAGGCATTCGAATCACCCACAAGGAGTTCTCAGATGGCCGCGCCACCTGGGGTGCCAACTTTATCAGCGGCTCTCCCAATACGGACGAATATGGCCATGGCACTCACGTTGCCGGCACTATCGGCGGCAAAACCTACGGCGTGGCCAAGTCCTGTCAAATGCTTGCAGTTAAGGTGCTCGATAAGACCGGCTCTGGCACTATGGCTGGTGTAATCCAAGGCCTGCAGTGGACTGTCAAAAACGCCAAGGCCCGAGGTGTCACCAAAAAGGCTGTCATTAATATGTCCCTCGGGGGCTACTATACTGCCGCCGTCAATGTTGCCGTCAAGGCCGCTACTGATGCTGGTCTCACCGTTGTTGTCGCTGCTGGAAATTCAAATGACGACGCCTCATACTACTCACCCGCTTCTGCTCCATCCGCTATTACTGTCGGTGCTGTTGAAGCTTCTAACTACCGTACTGCGTGGTCTAATTATGGCTCCTTGGTTGATATCTTTGCGCCTGGTAGTGGTGTTCTCAGTTCGTGGCACCTTAGCGACTCCGGCAGCAGGTACCTTTCTGGCACGAGCATGGCCGCGCCCCATGttgctggtcttgctgcATATTTTATCTCGAAGGAGGGTATCCGAGGTTCTGCTGCTGTCACTCAACGTATCCTCAGCGCTGCTATTCCCAATGTTGTGTCTGACCCCAATGGCAGTAATAACCGCCTTGCCTATAATGCGGGTGGTGCATAG